A window from Streptomyces sp. NBC_00271 encodes these proteins:
- a CDS encoding 1-aminocyclopropane-1-carboxylate deaminase — translation MSLSSYERYPLLFGPSPVHPLERLTKHLGGASLWAKREDCNSGVAYGGNKTRKLEYLVADALAQGCDTLVSIGGVQSNHTRQVAAVAARAGLKCVLVQESWVEWPDSVYDKVGNILISRLAGADVRLVRAGFGIGFKESWEQALREVEERGGKPYAIPAGASDHPLGGLGFAGWAYEVTEQEAELGVFFDTVVVCSVTGSTQAGMVAGFAALEEAGGRPRRVLGIDASAAPARTREQIARIAHGTGQLIGVRRELTEADVELDERYHAGTYGIPDEATLEAMRLAARTEGMVTDPVYEGKSMAGMVDLVARGEIGRESTVLYAHLGGQPALNAYSALF, via the coding sequence ATGTCTCTTTCCTCGTACGAGCGTTACCCCCTGCTCTTCGGGCCCTCGCCCGTGCATCCGCTGGAGCGTCTGACGAAGCACCTCGGTGGCGCCTCCCTGTGGGCCAAGCGGGAGGACTGCAACTCCGGTGTCGCCTACGGAGGGAACAAGACCCGCAAGCTGGAGTACCTCGTCGCCGACGCGCTCGCCCAGGGCTGCGACACCCTCGTCTCGATCGGTGGTGTGCAGTCCAACCACACCCGCCAGGTCGCGGCCGTCGCCGCCCGCGCGGGGCTCAAGTGCGTGCTAGTGCAGGAGAGTTGGGTGGAGTGGCCCGACTCCGTGTACGACAAGGTCGGCAACATCCTCATCAGCCGCCTCGCCGGCGCCGACGTACGGCTCGTGCGGGCCGGGTTCGGGATCGGTTTCAAGGAGAGCTGGGAGCAGGCACTGCGGGAGGTCGAGGAGCGCGGCGGCAAGCCGTACGCCATTCCGGCGGGGGCGTCGGACCATCCGCTGGGAGGCCTGGGGTTCGCCGGGTGGGCCTATGAAGTGACTGAACAGGAGGCGGAGTTGGGCGTCTTCTTCGACACCGTCGTGGTCTGCTCGGTGACCGGATCGACCCAGGCGGGCATGGTCGCCGGGTTCGCGGCCCTGGAGGAGGCGGGCGGGCGACCGCGGCGCGTCCTCGGGATCGACGCGTCGGCGGCGCCCGCCCGCACCCGGGAGCAGATCGCGCGGATCGCACACGGCACCGGGCAGCTCATCGGCGTACGGAGGGAGTTGACGGAGGCGGACGTCGAGCTGGACGAGCGGTACCACGCGGGCACGTACGGGATTCCGGACGAGGCCACGCTGGAGGCGATGCGGCTCGCGGCGCGCACCGAGGGGATGGTCACCGACCCCGTCTACGAGGGCAAGTCGATGGCCGGGATGGTGGATCTGGTGGCGCGGGGGGAGATCGGGCGGGAGTCCACCGTGCTCTATGCCCATCTGGGCGGACAGCCGGCGCTGAACGCGTACAGCGCGTTGTTCTAG
- a CDS encoding alkaline phosphatase PhoX — MSLTRRDFAGRSALTGAGLVLAGSVGALATAPNALASTDTESVGEDGKPTDRHGGVGYGPLVPDPKGLLALPAGFSYRVITYSGRTKLDSGEFTPSNHDGTSTFDGPRGATLLVNNHELKGPRADWKYPVPLTEGLVYDPAASGGCTVVEVRHDKVAEWVGVAGTSTNCAGGNTPWGTWLTCEETEDKAGQNGMTKDHGYVFEVDPADRRRNRNPKPIKALGRYAHEAVVVDPKRGRLYLTEDASGPNGLLYRWTPPQGFEHGHGQLATLAADAGALQAFKCFDSGGRFIDDLSRATKIGTVYGVDWVDVPDRDAKTVSVRKQFTDGQVTRARKLEGMWCGDGGVYIVSSYARTESPGQAHDGAVWFYDPKRRTLTLKVLLGVNPDPSKDGAFDGPDNITVSPYGGLVIAEDGEGVQHLFGATDSGRTYPIARNELNIGTEAEPAYSEFTGVTFSPDGRTLFANIQEPGIMLAITGPWKRQKRG; from the coding sequence ATGTCGCTCACCCGCAGGGACTTCGCCGGTCGATCCGCGCTGACCGGCGCCGGTCTCGTCCTGGCCGGCAGTGTCGGCGCCCTCGCCACCGCTCCGAACGCCCTCGCGTCCACCGACACCGAGAGCGTGGGGGAGGACGGCAAGCCGACGGACCGGCACGGCGGAGTCGGCTACGGACCGCTGGTCCCGGACCCGAAGGGCCTGCTCGCGCTGCCCGCCGGATTCTCCTACCGCGTCATCACCTACAGCGGCCGTACCAAGCTGGACTCGGGTGAGTTCACGCCGTCCAACCACGACGGCACCTCGACCTTCGACGGGCCGCGCGGCGCCACCCTCCTCGTCAACAACCACGAGCTCAAGGGCCCCCGCGCCGACTGGAAGTACCCCGTGCCGCTCACCGAGGGCCTGGTCTACGACCCGGCCGCGTCCGGCGGCTGCACGGTCGTCGAGGTGCGCCACGACAAGGTCGCCGAGTGGGTCGGCGTCGCGGGCACCTCCACCAACTGCGCGGGCGGCAACACCCCTTGGGGCACCTGGCTCACCTGCGAGGAGACCGAGGACAAGGCCGGCCAGAACGGCATGACCAAGGACCACGGCTACGTCTTCGAGGTCGACCCCGCCGACCGCCGCCGCAACCGGAACCCCAAGCCGATCAAGGCACTCGGCCGGTACGCCCACGAGGCCGTCGTCGTCGACCCCAAGCGCGGCCGCCTCTACCTCACCGAGGACGCCTCGGGTCCCAACGGCCTCCTCTACCGCTGGACGCCCCCGCAGGGCTTCGAGCACGGCCACGGACAGCTCGCCACCCTCGCCGCCGACGCCGGCGCCCTCCAGGCCTTCAAGTGCTTCGACTCCGGCGGCCGGTTCATCGACGACCTCTCCCGCGCCACCAAGATCGGCACGGTGTACGGCGTGGACTGGGTCGACGTCCCGGACCGTGACGCGAAGACCGTCTCCGTCCGCAAGCAGTTCACCGACGGCCAGGTCACCCGCGCCCGCAAGCTCGAAGGCATGTGGTGCGGCGACGGCGGCGTCTACATCGTCTCCTCCTACGCCCGCACCGAGAGCCCCGGCCAGGCCCACGACGGAGCCGTCTGGTTCTACGACCCCAAGCGCCGCACCCTGACCCTCAAGGTCCTGCTCGGCGTGAACCCCGACCCGTCCAAGGACGGCGCCTTCGACGGCCCCGACAACATCACCGTCTCCCCCTACGGCGGCCTCGTCATCGCCGAGGACGGCGAGGGCGTCCAGCACCTCTTCGGTGCCACCGACAGCGGCCGCACCTACCCGATCGCCCGCAACGAACTGAACATCGGGACCGAAGCCGAGCCGGCCTACAGCGAGTTCACCGGCGTCACCTTCTCGCCCGACGGCCGGACCCTCTTCGCCAACATCCAGGAACCGGGCATCATGCTCGCCATCACAGGCCCCTGGAAGCGCCAGAAGCGCGGGTAG
- a CDS encoding endonuclease/exonuclease/phosphatase family protein: MPSKRTARIGALTVAAVCSTVSAVVLTAPAHADTVHIHDIQGTTRTSPYAGQKVTDVAGIVTALRTYGSSRGFWIQDPTPDTDPATSEGVFVFTSSTPKVAVGDSVTVTGTVSEYVPGGASSGNQSLTEITKPTITVLSSGNAVPAPTVVNSRSVPAAYTPAGDTAASGSINALTLQPTKYALDYYESLEGMNVQVADTRVVTATDPYSELWVTVKPHENVTRRGGTIYGAYTSQNTGRLQIQSLGSTADFPVANVGDKLAGTTAGPLDYNQFGGYTLVASQLGTLEKGDLKRETTRKQSRGELAVATYNVENLDPGDGTFAAHAAAIVNNLQSPDIVSLEEIQDNNGATDDGTVAADQTVNKLIDAIVAAGGPKYDWRSIDPVNDKDGGEPGGNIRQVFLFNPERVSFTDRAGGDSTTPVGVTKVHGKAQLTASPGRIDPANTAWTSSRKPLAGEFVFRGKTVFVIANHLNSKGGDQGLTAQYQPPARSSETQRHLQATAVNSFVTEILKAQKNADVLALGDMNDFEFSDTTKILEGDGELWSAIKSLPKSERYTYDYQGNQQVLDQILVSPSIRKGCDFDYDSVHVNSEFSDQISDHDPQVLRFRP; this comes from the coding sequence TTGCCGAGCAAGAGAACCGCGCGCATCGGCGCGCTGACCGTAGCCGCGGTCTGTTCCACCGTCTCCGCCGTGGTGCTGACCGCACCCGCCCACGCGGACACCGTCCACATCCACGACATCCAGGGCACCACCCGGACGTCCCCCTACGCGGGCCAGAAGGTCACGGACGTGGCGGGCATCGTCACGGCCCTGCGGACCTACGGCTCGTCCCGGGGTTTCTGGATCCAGGACCCGACCCCGGACACCGACCCGGCCACCAGTGAGGGCGTCTTCGTCTTCACCAGCTCCACCCCGAAGGTCGCCGTCGGCGACTCGGTCACCGTCACGGGCACCGTCTCGGAGTACGTGCCCGGCGGCGCCTCCTCCGGCAACCAGTCGCTGACGGAGATCACCAAGCCGACGATCACGGTGCTGTCGTCCGGCAACGCGGTCCCCGCGCCCACGGTCGTCAACAGCCGTTCCGTGCCGGCCGCCTACACCCCCGCCGGTGACACGGCCGCGAGCGGTTCGATCAACGCGCTCACCCTGCAGCCGACGAAGTACGCCCTGGACTACTACGAGTCCCTCGAGGGCATGAACGTCCAGGTCGCCGACACCCGCGTGGTCACCGCCACCGACCCGTACAGCGAGCTGTGGGTCACGGTGAAGCCGCACGAGAACGTCACCCGCCGCGGCGGCACGATCTACGGCGCGTACACCTCGCAGAACACCGGACGCCTGCAGATCCAGTCCCTCGGTTCGACCGCCGACTTCCCCGTCGCGAACGTCGGCGACAAGCTCGCCGGCACCACCGCGGGCCCGCTCGACTACAACCAGTTCGGCGGCTACACGCTCGTCGCGAGCCAGTTGGGCACCCTGGAGAAGGGCGACCTGAAGCGCGAGACGACCCGCAAGCAGTCGCGCGGCGAGCTGGCCGTGGCGACGTACAACGTCGAGAACCTGGACCCGGGCGACGGCACGTTCGCCGCCCACGCGGCCGCGATCGTGAACAACCTCCAGTCGCCCGACATCGTGTCCCTGGAGGAGATCCAGGACAACAACGGCGCGACGGACGACGGCACGGTCGCCGCCGACCAGACGGTGAACAAGCTGATCGACGCGATCGTCGCGGCGGGCGGCCCGAAGTACGACTGGCGTTCCATCGACCCGGTCAACGACAAGGACGGCGGCGAGCCCGGCGGCAACATCCGCCAGGTCTTCCTGTTCAACCCGGAGCGGGTCTCCTTCACGGACCGCGCGGGCGGCGACTCGACGACCCCCGTCGGTGTCACCAAGGTGCACGGCAAGGCCCAACTGACGGCCTCCCCCGGCCGGATAGACCCGGCCAACACGGCCTGGACGTCCAGCCGCAAGCCGCTGGCCGGTGAGTTCGTCTTCCGTGGCAAGACGGTCTTCGTGATCGCCAACCACCTCAACTCCAAGGGCGGTGACCAGGGGCTGACCGCGCAGTACCAGCCCCCGGCCCGCAGCTCGGAGACCCAGCGTCATCTGCAGGCGACGGCGGTGAATTCCTTCGTCACCGAGATCCTCAAGGCGCAGAAGAACGCCGACGTGCTCGCCCTCGGCGACATGAACGACTTCGAGTTCTCGGACACCACCAAGATCCTCGAGGGTGACGGCGAGCTCTGGTCGGCGATCAAGTCGCTGCCGAAGAGCGAGCGTTACACGTACGACTACCAGGGCAACCAGCAGGTCCTGGACCAGATCCTGGTCAGCCCGTCGATCCGCAAGGGCTGCGACTTCGACTACGACAGCGTGCACGTCAACTCGGAGTTCTCCGACCAGATCAGCGACCACGACCCGCAGGTACTGCGGTTCCGGCCGTAG
- a CDS encoding TROVE domain-containing protein, with product MSRFNTKAAKAQPTSRVTSTGRVLRTHQGGRGQERDARSELFLLAIANFVSQNTFYETGEARDDRFAALVRELAVADPSWTAALLGWLRGEGNLRTASLVGAAEYVKARLDAGVTDGPANRQVIASVLRRPDEPGELLAYWTSRYGRNVPKPVKRGVADAVRRLYGEKSLLKYDTAAKGYRFGDILNLVHAAPDPAKPWQGDLFQYALDRRHHPDTAVVPKSLPVVVAHRDLMELRPAKRRKVVTGAHGARRLAEAGMTWEALAGWLQGPMDKAAWEAVIPSMGAMALVRNLRNFDEAGVSDEVAAQVAARISDPAEVARSRQFPFRYLAAYQHAPSLRWSYPLEQALGHSLANVPALPGRTLVLVDRSGSMFYSRLSERSELSRADAAAIFGTALALRAADADLVEFGTSSKRVKFKKGESVLKVLERFGDLGGTNTSEAVRAHYRKHDRVLIVTDEQATYSHYGDPTEQVPAHVPVYTWNLAGYRAGHGPSGKANRHTFGGLSDAAFRMVPLLESARDADWPWAG from the coding sequence ATGTCGCGATTCAACACCAAGGCGGCCAAGGCGCAGCCCACTTCCCGTGTGACGTCGACCGGCCGCGTGCTGCGCACCCACCAGGGCGGTCGCGGCCAGGAGCGCGACGCGCGCTCCGAGCTCTTCCTGCTGGCCATCGCCAACTTCGTCTCGCAGAACACCTTCTACGAGACCGGAGAGGCCCGCGACGACCGGTTCGCCGCGCTCGTGCGCGAGCTTGCCGTCGCCGACCCCTCGTGGACGGCCGCCCTGCTGGGCTGGCTGCGCGGCGAGGGCAACCTGCGGACGGCCTCGCTCGTGGGCGCCGCCGAGTACGTGAAAGCACGCCTCGACGCGGGCGTCACCGACGGCCCGGCCAACCGCCAGGTCATCGCCTCCGTGCTGCGCCGTCCGGACGAGCCCGGCGAGCTGCTCGCCTACTGGACCTCCCGGTACGGCCGCAACGTGCCCAAGCCCGTCAAGCGGGGCGTCGCCGACGCCGTACGCCGGCTCTACGGCGAGAAGTCGCTGTTGAAGTACGACACGGCGGCCAAGGGCTACCGCTTCGGCGACATCCTCAACCTGGTGCACGCTGCGCCCGATCCGGCGAAGCCGTGGCAGGGCGATCTGTTCCAGTACGCCCTCGACCGGCGTCACCACCCGGACACGGCCGTGGTGCCCAAGTCGCTGCCCGTCGTGGTGGCCCACCGCGACCTGATGGAGCTGCGGCCCGCCAAGCGGCGCAAGGTCGTGACCGGCGCGCACGGTGCCCGGCGCCTCGCGGAGGCGGGGATGACGTGGGAGGCGCTGGCCGGCTGGCTGCAGGGCCCGATGGACAAGGCGGCCTGGGAGGCCGTCATCCCGTCCATGGGCGCGATGGCGCTCGTACGCAACCTGCGCAACTTCGACGAGGCGGGAGTGAGTGACGAGGTGGCGGCTCAGGTCGCCGCCAGGATCAGCGACCCGGCGGAGGTGGCGCGCTCGCGGCAGTTCCCCTTCCGCTACCTCGCCGCGTACCAGCACGCGCCCTCGTTGCGCTGGTCGTACCCGCTGGAGCAGGCGCTCGGCCACTCGCTGGCGAACGTGCCGGCGCTGCCCGGACGCACGCTCGTGCTCGTCGACCGGTCCGGCTCGATGTTCTACTCGCGGCTGTCGGAGCGCTCGGAGCTCAGCCGGGCCGACGCGGCGGCGATCTTCGGCACGGCGCTCGCGCTGCGGGCGGCGGACGCGGATCTCGTCGAGTTCGGCACGAGCAGCAAGCGGGTGAAGTTCAAGAAGGGCGAGTCGGTGCTGAAGGTGCTCGAGCGCTTCGGCGACCTCGGCGGCACCAACACGAGCGAGGCGGTGCGCGCGCACTACAGGAAGCACGACCGGGTGCTCATCGTCACCGACGAGCAGGCCACCTACAGCCACTACGGCGACCCGACCGAGCAGGTCCCGGCGCACGTCCCGGTCTACACCTGGAACCTGGCCGGCTACCGGGCGGGCCACGGCCCCTCCGGAAAGGCCAACCGGCACACGTTCGGGGGGCTCTCGGACGCGGCTTTCCGGATGGTTCCCCTGCTGGAGTCGGCGCGGGACGCCGACTGGCCGTGGGCCGGATAA
- a CDS encoding GntR family transcriptional regulator, with the protein MEAIRPVRRTLLRDRAYEAIRDAIVAGELAPGAVVRDTGLAELLGLSRAPVREAFSRLVDEGLLESKPQSYTRVTPLVTADVRDAAAVVGAMHELIARTAVPRLEAPHIEVMREANVRFADAVRAGDVDAALTADDALHDVLVRVSGNRAAAATVARYTPLIRRLERRRFGEGGNCRSAGLHDELIDACAERDVVAAVRVTVEIWGALEDLADVEP; encoded by the coding sequence ATGGAGGCGATACGACCCGTGCGTCGGACCCTGCTGAGGGACCGCGCGTACGAAGCGATACGGGACGCCATCGTGGCCGGTGAGCTCGCACCGGGCGCGGTGGTGCGCGACACCGGACTCGCCGAGTTGCTCGGGCTGTCGCGGGCGCCGGTGCGCGAAGCCTTCTCCCGGCTGGTCGACGAGGGGCTGCTGGAGTCCAAGCCGCAGAGCTACACGCGGGTGACCCCCTTGGTGACCGCCGATGTGCGGGACGCCGCGGCCGTGGTCGGCGCCATGCACGAGCTGATCGCACGCACGGCGGTCCCCCGGCTGGAAGCGCCGCACATCGAGGTGATGCGCGAGGCCAACGTGCGCTTCGCGGACGCCGTGCGCGCCGGTGACGTGGACGCCGCTCTGACGGCCGACGACGCGTTGCACGACGTACTGGTGCGGGTGAGCGGCAACCGTGCCGCCGCCGCCACCGTCGCCCGCTACACCCCGCTGATCCGCCGTCTGGAACGGCGCCGCTTCGGCGAGGGCGGCAACTGCCGTTCGGCGGGCCTGCACGACGAGCTGATCGACGCCTGCGCCGAACGGGACGTGGTCGCCGCCGTCCGCGTCACCGTGGAGATCTGGGGCGCTCTCGAAGACCTGGCCGATGTCGAACCCTGA